Proteins found in one Streptococcus mitis genomic segment:
- a CDS encoding ABC transporter ATP-binding protein has product MSMLKVENLSVHYGMIQAVRDVSFEVNEGEVVSLIGANGAGKTTILRTLSGLVRPSSGKIEFLGQEIQKMPAQKIVAGGLSQVPEGRHVFPGLTVMENLEMGAFLKKNREENQANLKKVFSRFPRLEERKNQDAATLSGGEQQMLAMGRALMSTPKLLLLDEPSMGLAPIFIQEIFDIIQDIQKQGTTVLLIEQNANKALAISDRGYVLETGKIVLSGTGKELASSEEVRKAYLGG; this is encoded by the coding sequence ATGTCGATGTTAAAAGTTGAAAATCTTTCTGTGCATTACGGTATGATCCAAGCAGTCCGTGATGTAAGCTTTGAAGTGAATGAAGGAGAGGTAGTTTCCCTTATCGGTGCCAATGGTGCAGGTAAGACAACCATTCTCCGTACCTTGTCTGGTTTGGTTAGACCGAGTTCAGGAAAGATTGAATTTTTAGGTCAAGAAATCCAAAAAATGCCGGCTCAGAAAATCGTGGCAGGTGGTCTTTCACAAGTTCCAGAAGGACGCCACGTCTTTCCTGGCTTGACTGTTATGGAAAATCTTGAAATGGGAGCTTTCTTAAAGAAAAATCGTGAAGAAAATCAAGCTAACTTGAAGAAGGTTTTCTCACGCTTTCCTCGTCTTGAAGAACGGAAGAACCAGGACGCAGCTACTCTTTCAGGAGGAGAACAACAAATGCTTGCCATGGGACGCGCTCTTATGTCAACACCAAAACTTCTTCTTTTAGATGAACCCTCAATGGGACTTGCCCCAATCTTTATTCAAGAGATTTTTGATATCATTCAAGATATCCAGAAGCAAGGAACAACCGTCCTCTTGATTGAACAAAATGCCAATAAAGCACTCGCAATCTCTGACCGAGGCTATGTACTGGAAACAGGGAAAATCGTCCTATCAGGAACAGGAAAAGAACTCGCCTCGTCAGAAGAAGTCAGAAAAGCATATCTAGGTGGCTAA
- a CDS encoding CBS domain-containing protein, which yields MAVKDFMTRKVVYISPDTTVSHAADLMREQGLHRLPVIENDQLVGLVTEGTIAQTSPSKATSLSIYEMNYLLNKTKVKDVMIRDVVTVSGYASLEDATYLMLKNKIGILPVVDNHQVYGVITDRDVFQAFLEIAGYGEEGIRVRFVTENEVGVLGKIVSLIVEENLNISHTVNIPRKDGKVIIEVQIEGSIDLPALKEKFESENIQVEEITRTSAKVL from the coding sequence ATGGCAGTTAAAGATTTTATGACCCGCAAGGTAGTGTATATTAGTCCAGATACAACAGTATCTCATGCAGCAGATTTGATGAGAGAGCAAGGGTTGCACCGCTTGCCTGTTATCGAAAATGATCAATTGGTTGGTTTGGTAACTGAAGGAACCATTGCCCAAACTAGTCCATCAAAAGCAACCAGTCTTTCTATCTATGAGATGAATTATCTTCTAAATAAGACAAAAGTAAAAGATGTGATGATTCGCGATGTTGTCACTGTTTCAGGCTATGCGAGTCTAGAGGATGCAACTTATCTGATGTTGAAAAATAAGATTGGTATTCTTCCTGTCGTTGATAACCATCAAGTATACGGAGTTATTACTGACCGTGACGTTTTTCAAGCCTTTCTTGAAATTGCTGGTTATGGTGAGGAAGGAATTCGTGTGCGCTTTGTTACGGAAAATGAAGTCGGCGTTCTTGGTAAGATTGTTTCTCTAATCGTTGAAGAAAATTTGAATATTTCCCATACAGTTAATATTCCGCGTAAAGATGGTAAGGTGATTATCGAAGTTCAAATCGAAGGGTCAATTGATTTACCAGCCTTGAAAGAAAAATTTGAGTCAGAGAATATTCAAGTAGAAGAGATTACTCGTACTTCAGCAAAAGTTTTGTAA